One stretch of Quadrisphaera setariae DNA includes these proteins:
- a CDS encoding iron-siderophore ABC transporter substrate-binding protein, translating into MRRRDLLALVPASAIAAALAACSSGSTASEGASSAVPSGAAGSAGGAFPATVQTKFGDVTITAAPQRVVALGWGDAETALALGVQPVGASDWLGFGGEGVGPWAKGLYTTAPVIIETLEPSYEAIAALKPDLILDTKSSGDQARYERLSQIAKTVGVPTGGDSYLTTTGQQVELVSTALGKQAEGQQLLEELRAAFEQAAADHPQWKGRTATVATKTSNGWGAYVAAPGGEGTDPLGGRVEFMEALGFQQNPKIAALPANSGGFSVDVSTEQLDLLDADVVVAFPIFIPTTDITGDAAWNALPAVTAEHALVIDGDTSSAFSLGTTLATQYALEQLVPQLETVSP; encoded by the coding sequence GTGCGCCGCCGCGACCTGCTCGCCCTCGTCCCCGCCTCCGCGATCGCCGCGGCGCTCGCCGCGTGCTCCTCCGGGAGCACCGCCTCCGAGGGCGCCTCCAGCGCGGTCCCCTCCGGCGCGGCGGGCTCTGCTGGCGGGGCGTTCCCCGCCACCGTGCAGACGAAGTTCGGCGACGTGACCATCACCGCCGCTCCGCAGCGCGTCGTCGCCCTGGGCTGGGGGGACGCCGAGACGGCGCTCGCCCTGGGCGTGCAGCCCGTCGGCGCCTCCGACTGGCTGGGCTTCGGCGGCGAGGGCGTCGGCCCGTGGGCGAAGGGGCTCTACACGACGGCGCCGGTGATCATCGAGACGCTGGAGCCGTCCTACGAGGCGATCGCCGCGCTCAAGCCCGACCTCATCCTCGACACCAAGAGCTCCGGCGACCAGGCCCGCTACGAGCGGCTCTCGCAGATCGCGAAGACCGTCGGCGTGCCCACCGGCGGCGACAGCTACCTCACCACCACGGGCCAGCAGGTGGAGCTGGTCTCCACCGCCCTGGGCAAGCAGGCCGAGGGCCAGCAGCTGCTCGAGGAGCTGCGCGCCGCCTTCGAGCAGGCCGCCGCCGACCACCCGCAGTGGAAGGGCCGCACCGCCACCGTGGCCACGAAGACCTCCAACGGGTGGGGCGCCTACGTCGCAGCGCCGGGCGGGGAGGGCACGGACCCGCTGGGCGGGCGCGTGGAGTTCATGGAGGCCCTCGGCTTCCAGCAGAACCCGAAGATCGCGGCGCTGCCCGCCAACAGCGGCGGGTTCAGCGTCGACGTCTCCACCGAGCAGCTGGACCTGCTCGACGCCGACGTCGTCGTCGCCTTCCCGATCTTCATCCCCACCACCGACATCACCGGCGACGCCGCCTGGAACGCGCTGCCCGCCGTGACCGCGGAGCACGCGCTCGTCATCGACGGGGACACGAGCTCGGCGTTCTCCCTCGGCACCACGCTGGCCACCCAGTACGCGCTGGAGCAGCTGGTGCCGCAGCTGGAGACCGTCTCCCCCTGA
- a CDS encoding FecCD family ABC transporter permease, protein MTRARRRRAALLVLAAGLVVAVWLSLAVGSRQVPVGAVVDALASALRGGSAPVGTDASVVVDQRLPRTVLGLAAGAALGVSGALVQAVTRNPLADPGILGVTAGASFAAAVAVGVLGASATGGGVWAALLGALLATVLVQLVGASAPGSGGRGSPVQLLLAGLALGAVLAGLTSALRLSDPRAFSALVVWESGNLADRGWAGLEAVWPLLAAGLVVALALAPALNAVALGDDLAQALGARVWLVRVAAVGAVALLAGGATAAAGPIAFVGLVVPHVVRWAVGPDQRWLVACCAFAAPVLLLLADVVGRVVLRPGELPAGVVTAALGAPVLVALVRRQRVPAP, encoded by the coding sequence ATGACCAGGGCACGACGGCGCCGCGCGGCGCTGCTCGTGCTGGCCGCCGGACTCGTCGTTGCGGTCTGGCTGAGCCTGGCCGTCGGCTCGCGCCAGGTGCCCGTCGGTGCTGTCGTCGACGCACTGGCCTCGGCGCTGCGCGGTGGCAGCGCGCCGGTGGGCACGGACGCCTCCGTCGTCGTCGACCAGCGGCTGCCCCGGACGGTGCTCGGCCTGGCGGCCGGGGCCGCCCTGGGGGTCTCGGGCGCCCTGGTGCAGGCCGTGACGCGCAACCCCCTGGCCGACCCGGGCATCCTCGGCGTCACCGCCGGGGCGTCGTTCGCCGCCGCGGTCGCGGTGGGCGTGCTGGGGGCCTCGGCCACGGGCGGCGGCGTGTGGGCGGCGCTGCTGGGCGCCCTGCTCGCCACCGTCCTCGTGCAGCTGGTCGGCGCCTCGGCGCCGGGCAGCGGCGGGCGCGGCTCACCGGTGCAGCTGCTGCTGGCCGGACTGGCGCTCGGAGCGGTGCTCGCGGGCCTGACGTCGGCGCTGCGCCTGTCCGACCCGCGGGCCTTCTCGGCGCTGGTGGTGTGGGAGAGCGGGAACCTCGCCGACCGCGGCTGGGCCGGGCTCGAAGCGGTCTGGCCGCTGCTGGCCGCCGGGCTGGTGGTGGCGCTGGCGCTGGCCCCGGCGCTCAACGCCGTGGCCCTCGGGGACGACCTCGCCCAGGCCCTCGGCGCGCGGGTCTGGCTGGTGCGCGTCGCAGCCGTGGGAGCGGTGGCGCTGCTGGCGGGCGGCGCGACCGCGGCGGCCGGGCCGATCGCCTTCGTCGGGCTCGTGGTGCCGCACGTCGTCCGCTGGGCGGTCGGACCCGACCAGCGCTGGCTGGTGGCCTGCTGCGCCTTCGCGGCGCCGGTGCTGCTGCTCCTGGCCGACGTCGTCGGCCGCGTGGTGCTGCGCCCGGGGGAGCTGCCCGCCGGCGTGGTCACCGCCGCCCTCGGCGCCCCCGTGCTCGTCGCGCTGGTCCGCCGCCAGCGGGTGCCCGCCCCGTGA
- a CDS encoding FecCD family ABC transporter permease codes for MSAPTALKGGRLPLVGLRVHRRPLVVGLLVAAACAALAVIALGTGDYPLTPAQVLTAALDPGAGFERTIVLEWRLPRVLAALAFGAALGASGAVFQSLTRNPLGSPDVIGFSTGAYTGALLSLTVLTGASASFSATTGSATGSTGGGVSTTVGALAGGMLTAAAVYALARVHGSVQGYRLVVVGIAATAVLHAANTYLLLRAQTEVAMAGAVWGAGSLSLVGWDDLRWALAVLVVLLPLLALLSTALRQLELGDDAAGAHGVPVERARLALVVVGVALVSVVTASTGPIAFVALAAPQVARLAMRGAGLPLTGSALVGSLLLLSADQVAQRFASGVPVGVVTVVGGGVYLLVLLLVRGRPRGRGAV; via the coding sequence GTGAGCGCGCCGACCGCTCTCAAGGGTGGCCGCCTGCCGCTGGTCGGCCTGCGGGTGCACCGCAGGCCGCTGGTCGTCGGCCTCCTGGTGGCCGCCGCGTGCGCCGCGCTCGCCGTCATCGCCCTCGGCACCGGTGACTACCCGCTCACCCCTGCGCAGGTGCTCACCGCCGCCCTGGACCCCGGCGCCGGGTTCGAGCGCACGATCGTGCTCGAGTGGCGGCTCCCGCGCGTGCTGGCGGCCCTCGCGTTCGGCGCCGCGCTGGGCGCCTCCGGGGCGGTGTTCCAGTCGCTCACGCGCAACCCGCTGGGCTCGCCCGACGTCATCGGCTTCTCCACCGGCGCGTACACCGGGGCGCTGCTCTCGCTCACCGTGCTGACCGGCGCCAGCGCCTCCTTCTCCGCCACCACCGGCTCGGCCACCGGCTCCACCGGTGGCGGGGTCTCCACGACCGTCGGTGCGCTGGCGGGCGGCATGCTCACCGCCGCCGCCGTCTACGCCCTCGCCCGCGTGCACGGCTCGGTGCAGGGGTACCGCCTCGTCGTCGTCGGCATCGCCGCCACGGCGGTGCTCCACGCCGCGAACACCTACCTGCTGCTGCGCGCCCAGACCGAGGTGGCCATGGCCGGCGCGGTCTGGGGCGCCGGCTCCCTGTCGCTGGTGGGCTGGGACGACCTGCGGTGGGCGCTCGCGGTGCTGGTCGTCCTGCTGCCGCTGCTGGCCCTGCTCTCGACGGCGCTGCGACAGCTGGAGCTCGGCGACGACGCCGCCGGCGCCCACGGCGTCCCCGTGGAGCGGGCGAGGCTGGCGCTCGTCGTCGTCGGCGTCGCCCTGGTGTCGGTGGTGACCGCGAGCACCGGGCCGATCGCCTTCGTGGCGCTCGCCGCGCCGCAGGTCGCGCGGCTGGCGATGCGCGGGGCGGGTCTGCCGCTGACGGGGTCGGCGCTGGTGGGGTCGCTGCTGCTGCTCTCGGCGGACCAGGTGGCCCAGCGGTTCGCCTCCGGGGTGCCCGTGGGCGTGGTGACGGTGGTGGGCGGTGGGGTGTACCTGCTGGTGCTGCTGCTGGTCCGCGGCCGGCCGAGGGGGAGGGGAGCGGTGTGA
- a CDS encoding ABC transporter ATP-binding protein, whose protein sequence is MSEQAGRGGQAGRGEARLRAEHLRLGYEGRVVAEDLSLVVPDGSFTAVVGPNACGKSTLLRAFSRLLRPQGGSVLLDGRVLAGYRPKEAARRIGLLPQSASAPEGITVGDLVARGRYPHQGLVRQWSAADEVAVADAMVATGVDELRDRLVEELSGGQRQRVWVAVALAQQTPLLLLDEPTTFLDIAHQVELLDLFADLHEAGTTVVAVLHDLGHAARYATHLVVVDAGDVVAAGPPADVLTAELVERVYGLACVVVPDPVTGTPLVVPRGREERRSR, encoded by the coding sequence GTGAGCGAGCAGGCGGGCCGGGGAGGCCAGGCCGGTCGTGGGGAGGCGAGGCTCAGGGCCGAGCACCTGCGCCTGGGGTACGAGGGCCGGGTCGTGGCCGAGGACCTCTCCCTCGTGGTGCCCGACGGGTCCTTCACCGCGGTGGTCGGCCCCAACGCCTGCGGCAAGTCGACGCTGCTGCGCGCCTTCTCGCGGCTGCTGCGCCCGCAGGGCGGGTCGGTGCTGCTCGACGGCCGGGTGCTGGCCGGCTACAGGCCCAAGGAGGCGGCTCGGCGCATCGGGCTGCTGCCCCAGTCGGCGAGCGCGCCCGAGGGCATCACCGTGGGCGACCTCGTGGCCCGCGGCCGCTACCCCCACCAGGGGCTGGTGCGGCAGTGGTCGGCGGCCGACGAGGTGGCCGTGGCCGACGCGATGGTCGCCACCGGCGTCGACGAGCTGCGCGACCGGCTGGTGGAGGAGCTCTCCGGCGGCCAGCGCCAGCGGGTGTGGGTGGCGGTGGCCCTGGCGCAGCAGACCCCGCTGCTGCTCCTCGACGAGCCGACCACCTTCCTCGACATCGCCCACCAGGTCGAGCTGCTCGACCTCTTCGCCGACCTGCACGAGGCGGGGACGACGGTGGTGGCCGTCCTGCACGACCTCGGCCACGCCGCGCGCTACGCCACCCATCTCGTGGTGGTGGACGCCGGCGACGTGGTGGCCGCCGGGCCGCCGGCGGACGTGCTCACGGCGGAGCTGGTCGAGCGCGTGTACGGCCTCGCGTGCGTCGTCGTCCCCGACCCCGTGACCGGGACGCCGCTGGTGGTGCCGCGCGGCCGGGAGGAGCGCCGCTCCCGCTGA
- a CDS encoding aconitate hydratase yields MSSGSTKSTSVDSFGARGELQVGSKSYELYRLSAVEGAADLPFSLKVLLENLLRTEDGANTTAEHVRALAGWDPSAEPDTEIQFTPARVVMQDFTGVPCIVDLATMREAVAELGGDPSKVNPLAPAELVIDHSVIVDVFGRQDAFERNVEIEYERNGERYQFLRWGQGAFDDFKVVPPGTGIVHQVNIEHLARVVYSRQSGDGVETVYPDTCVGTDSHTTMVNGLGVLGWGVGGIEAEAAMLGQPVSMLIPRVVGFKLTGEIPAGATATDVVLTITEQLRKHGVVGKFVEFYGEGVSAVPLANRATIGNMSPEFGSTCAIFPVDDITLDYLRLTGRSDEQVALVEAYAKEQGLWHDPKAEPRFSEKLELDLSTVVPSIAGPKRPQDRIELSASKAAFRKVLPNYVSADDDAAAGDAVDATAGTSQDEALEETFPASDAPSGSGGNGAAPVHSGGDLPTPDGRPSKKVPVSVGGGSTFDLDHGHVVIAAITSCTNTSNPFVMVGAGLLARNAVEKGLSVRPWVKTSMAPGSKVVTDYYERAGLVPYLEKLGYHLVGYGCTTCIGNSGPLPEEISAGVQEGGLAVAAVLSGNRNFEGRINPDVQLNYLASPPLVIAYALAGTMDWDPETDPIGTGSDGQQVFLEDIWPSAAEVAEVVGTSITQEMFAKDYADVFAGDERWQSLPTPDGDVFSWDGESTYVRKPPYFEGMQTEPSPVSDITGARVLAKLGDSVTTDHISPAGSIKADSPAGRYLAEHGVDRKDFNSYGSRRGNHEVMIRGTFANIRLRNQLLDDVAGGFTRDFTVEGGPQETIYDAAQHYAAQGTPLVVLGGKEYGSGSSRDWAAKGTTLLGVKAVITESFERIHRSNLIGMGVLPLQFPEGESADSLGLDGTETFDITGVTELNSGTTPRTLKVTATKEDGTVTEFDARLRIDTPGEADYYRNGGILQYVLRSLLSA; encoded by the coding sequence ATGAGCTCGGGAAGCACGAAGAGCACCAGCGTCGACAGCTTCGGAGCGAGGGGCGAGCTGCAGGTCGGCTCCAAGAGCTACGAGCTCTACCGCCTCTCCGCGGTGGAGGGCGCCGCTGACCTGCCCTTCAGCCTCAAGGTGCTGCTGGAGAACCTCCTGCGCACCGAGGACGGCGCCAACACCACCGCCGAGCACGTGCGCGCGCTCGCCGGGTGGGACCCCTCGGCGGAGCCGGACACCGAGATCCAGTTCACCCCCGCGCGCGTGGTGATGCAGGACTTCACCGGCGTGCCCTGCATCGTCGACCTCGCCACCATGCGCGAGGCCGTCGCCGAGCTCGGCGGAGACCCGTCCAAGGTCAACCCGCTGGCGCCGGCCGAGCTGGTCATCGACCACTCCGTCATCGTCGACGTCTTCGGCCGCCAGGACGCGTTCGAGCGCAACGTCGAGATCGAGTACGAGCGCAACGGCGAGCGCTACCAGTTCCTGCGCTGGGGCCAGGGCGCCTTCGACGACTTCAAGGTCGTCCCCCCGGGCACCGGCATCGTCCACCAGGTCAACATCGAGCACCTGGCGCGCGTGGTGTACTCGCGCCAGAGCGGCGACGGTGTTGAGACGGTGTACCCCGACACCTGCGTCGGCACGGACTCCCACACGACCATGGTCAACGGCCTGGGCGTGCTCGGTTGGGGCGTCGGCGGCATCGAGGCCGAGGCCGCGATGCTCGGCCAGCCCGTCAGCATGCTCATCCCGCGCGTCGTGGGCTTCAAGCTCACCGGCGAGATCCCCGCCGGCGCCACCGCCACCGACGTCGTCCTCACCATCACCGAGCAGCTGCGCAAGCACGGCGTGGTCGGCAAGTTCGTGGAGTTCTACGGCGAGGGCGTGTCCGCCGTGCCGCTGGCCAACCGCGCCACCATCGGCAACATGAGCCCCGAGTTCGGCTCCACCTGCGCCATCTTCCCCGTGGACGACATCACGCTCGACTACCTGCGCCTCACCGGCCGGTCGGACGAGCAGGTCGCGCTGGTGGAGGCGTACGCCAAGGAGCAGGGCCTCTGGCACGACCCGAAGGCCGAGCCGCGCTTCTCCGAGAAGCTCGAGCTGGACCTGTCCACCGTGGTGCCCTCCATCGCCGGCCCGAAGCGCCCCCAGGACCGCATCGAGCTGTCCGCGTCCAAGGCCGCGTTCCGCAAGGTGCTGCCGAACTACGTCAGCGCCGACGACGACGCAGCCGCGGGCGACGCCGTGGACGCCACCGCGGGGACCTCGCAGGACGAGGCGCTCGAGGAGACCTTCCCGGCCTCCGACGCCCCCTCGGGCTCGGGCGGGAACGGTGCCGCTCCGGTGCACTCCGGCGGTGACCTGCCCACCCCGGACGGCCGCCCCTCCAAGAAGGTGCCCGTCAGCGTGGGCGGCGGGTCGACCTTCGACCTCGACCACGGCCACGTGGTGATCGCCGCGATCACCTCGTGCACCAACACGTCCAACCCCTTCGTCATGGTCGGCGCCGGCCTGCTGGCCCGCAACGCCGTCGAGAAGGGCCTGTCGGTCCGCCCCTGGGTGAAGACCTCCATGGCGCCCGGCTCCAAGGTCGTCACCGACTACTACGAGCGCGCGGGCCTGGTGCCCTACCTCGAGAAGCTCGGCTACCACCTGGTGGGCTACGGCTGCACCACCTGCATCGGCAACTCCGGTCCGCTGCCGGAGGAGATCTCCGCCGGCGTGCAGGAGGGCGGCCTCGCCGTCGCCGCGGTGCTCTCGGGCAACCGCAACTTCGAGGGGCGCATCAACCCCGACGTCCAGCTCAACTACCTGGCGTCCCCGCCGCTGGTCATCGCCTACGCGCTGGCCGGCACGATGGACTGGGACCCGGAGACCGACCCGATCGGCACCGGCTCCGACGGCCAGCAGGTCTTCCTCGAGGACATCTGGCCGTCCGCGGCCGAGGTGGCCGAGGTGGTGGGCACCTCCATCACCCAGGAGATGTTCGCCAAGGACTACGCCGACGTCTTCGCCGGTGACGAGCGCTGGCAGTCGCTGCCCACGCCCGACGGCGACGTCTTCAGCTGGGACGGCGAGTCGACCTACGTCCGCAAGCCCCCGTACTTCGAGGGCATGCAGACCGAGCCGTCGCCGGTCTCCGACATCACCGGCGCCCGCGTGCTGGCCAAGCTGGGCGACTCGGTCACCACCGACCACATCAGCCCGGCCGGGTCCATCAAGGCCGACAGCCCCGCTGGCCGCTACCTCGCCGAGCACGGCGTGGACCGCAAGGACTTCAACTCCTACGGCTCCCGCCGCGGCAACCACGAGGTGATGATCCGCGGCACGTTCGCGAACATCCGCCTGCGCAACCAGCTCCTCGACGACGTCGCCGGTGGCTTCACCCGCGACTTCACCGTCGAGGGCGGCCCGCAGGAGACCATCTACGACGCCGCGCAGCACTACGCCGCGCAGGGCACCCCGCTGGTGGTGCTCGGTGGCAAGGAGTACGGCTCGGGCTCCTCGCGCGACTGGGCCGCCAAGGGCACGACGCTGCTCGGCGTCAAGGCTGTCATCACCGAGAGCTTCGAGCGCATCCACCGCTCGAACCTCATCGGGATGGGCGTGCTGCCGCTGCAGTTCCCCGAGGGCGAGTCGGCCGACTCCCTGGGCCTGGACGGCACGGAGACCTTCGACATCACCGGGGTCACCGAGCTGAACTCCGGGACGACGCCGCGCACCCTGAAGGTGACGGCCACCAAGGAGGACGGCACGGTCACCGAGTTCGACGCGCGCCTGCGCATCGACACCCCCGGTGAGGCTGACTACTACCGCAACGGCGGCATCCTGCAGTACGTGCTGCGGAGCCTCCTGAGCGCCTGA